GATTGAGCCAATGTGGTTAGGTTGTTCGTTGGAACGTTATGAAGAAATTCAAACCTATGATGATTTCATGGCATGGCTGGATGAAAAACCAGAGCATGCAAATTCTGACCTTGGCATGATGTGGCGTATGGGCTGTGATATCGGTCTGATAAATACGGTAAAGGTCTGGATAAATTTATCTCCTGGGGTTATTTGCCGCACGAAGAGAAATACAATAAACCTACCATCGATAGTCGTAATCAATCTGTTCAAATGCCGGGTGGTGTTTTTGATGGTGCTACTGGCACTTACAAACATATGGATCAGAAGATGACGCGTGAAGATGTTACTCATGCATGGTATGACGAAGGGGGTGGTGCTAAACACCCGTTTGATCGTACGACGAAGCCAATATCCAATAATGAGCATGATTTTGAGAAAAACTATTCATGGTCTACGGCAACTTTGCACGCAGAAAATGGCCACCTTGAAGCAGGTCCATTGGCGCGTGAATTGATTTACGGCGGCGATCACATGGAAGACTGGCAGTACAGTGACGGTTTGGTTCTGGATATGTACAAGAACATGGGCGGTGCAAATGTGCTGTTGCGTCATTTTGCACGTATGCATGAGGTTAAATATATCTACCGTCAAATGGAACGTTGTTTACGTGAATTGCGTTTAGATGAGCCTTTTTATATCAAACCTAAAGAACAAGATGGTCAGGGCTGGGGTGCAACCGAAGCGATTCGTGGTGCGTTGTGTCACTGGATTGAAGTTGAAGGCGGTAAGATCAAGAACTACCAGATTATTGCGCCAACAACCTGGAATGTCGGTCCGCGTAGCGAAGCGGAAGAGCGCGGTCCAATCGAAGAAGCGTTGATCGGTACGCCGATCGCTGATCCAAGCGACCCGGTTGAAGTAGGTCATGTGGCGCGTTCTTATGATTCCTGTTTGGTTTGTACCGTGCATGCGCATGATGCTAAGACGGGTAAAGAGCTTTCACGTTTTAAAACATCCTAAGGTGTGATATCAATCGGGTGTCCGCTTAGCCGTAGCGGTGGTCGCTCGATTTCTAATCTTAGCGCTAAGAATAAAACTATGAGGTGTTATCGTGAGTGATGCAGATGACGATGCGTTACGCGACCGCATTGGTCGCTTAATGGCCAACGGTTTGGAAACCAAAACCGAACCTTTCCCTGAAGACAATATTCAATTCGAACAAGTTCTTGTTGAGTTAAGAGAGTTGGATCCAGACGCGCTTGAAGAGAAGTTGGTGGTCTCTGGGTTTGTGGATAAACCTTACGGCGAAGATGAACAACGCTGTTTGGAGTGCATGTACTATTTGGTGCACAGAAAATGGTGTGATTTACCCGAACTCGCTGTACCGGTCGAAGCGGAATGGTGGTGTCGGTTGTGGCGGATTTGATCAGCGACAGTTCGCGTAGGCTTTACTGTGGGCGAAACTGAAACCGCTTCGCCAGAGCAAGTTAAAGCGGACGATTCCCTTCGGAAAGTACTTGAGAATAAATTAAACAATGGGCTAAAGACCGAGATTGAACCACGTGCTTACAGCAGCGAGGAAGTCAACGAGGTCGTGGCGCAATTACAAACACTGGAAGAGGCGGATTACAGCACCAAATTGGTGAATGCCGGTTTCACGCTAACCGCTTATAACCCCGGTGACGATGAGGATGATGATCAGGCCTGTGAGACCTGTATGTATTTTCTGGTTCATCGCAAGTTTTGTGAGCTGCCGGAATTGATGTTGCCTGTTGAGGCGCAGTGGTCTTGTCGACTTTGGCGAATATAAAGGCAGTATGTCGGTGGGGTTTGATCTGCAGTCTTGGTTCTATTTTCTAAATAAGAGGAGTTACAAATATGTTAGCTAGAAATAATAAATTAAGTGTGTCAACCAGATGCCTGAGTAGCGCATTATTTTTGGTGTTTGCTATGGCCTTTCAAGGTGCCAATGCAGAGTCATGGAATATCCACACGACTGGGATTATCGTCAATACAAATGCATCTTCCAATAGTGCTGCATCAGGTGGTTCGGATCTTGATTTAAATAATGATATTCGAATCGCAGTTGATGCGACCTATTTTTTTACGCCCCATATAGGTTTGAATGTGCTCGCAACAACACTGAACTTCGATGTTGAATCGGCGGGTACCTCACTCGGGTCGGTCAGTGTTCTGCCGCCTATTTTCACTCTGCAGTATCATTTTTCGCCTGATGATCCAAAGATTCGTCCATATGTAGCAGCCGGGTTTAATTACAATATATTTTACAATGAGAGTGGCACTTTGGATGCCCTGAACGCGGAGGTTGAGGATACGATCGGTTGGGTTATTGGTGGCGGTGCTGATTTTATGCTTACATCGAACATTTCACTCAACGCAGACCTTAAATATCTTATGTTTGACGCTGATGTGACGGTTGGTGGTGTCACAGCGGATGAGTTAGACGTA
This portion of the Gammaproteobacteria bacterium genome encodes:
- a CDS encoding OmpW family protein, with the protein product MLARNNKLSVSTRCLSSALFLVFAMAFQGANAESWNIHTTGIIVNTNASSNSAASGGSDLDLNNDIRIAVDATYFFTPHIGLNVLATTLNFDVESAGTSLGSVSVLPPIFTLQYHFSPDDPKIRPYVAAGFNYNIFYNESGTLDALNAEVEDTIGWVIGGGADFMLTSNISLNADLKYLMFDADVTVGGVTADELDVDAWILGVGIGYHF